The Mixophyes fleayi isolate aMixFle1 chromosome 1, aMixFle1.hap1, whole genome shotgun sequence genome includes a region encoding these proteins:
- the LOC142106794 gene encoding uncharacterized protein LOC142106794 isoform X2, producing the protein MSNRNKRKCTSTKPVLDYRKISQYSDHQNIAKVELQSYIEQENILYVQSVQSVLGEMSSPAGKDAAGISDKEREKCQKDAEKAKEMEEKQKEQKIKEAEKAKVKLEKEKEKKIKEAEKAKEKEEKLRERMIKEAEKAREKEKKEKAKRDKKEDKEKQIEAKEAADDFFNKSSSTDATKMFRFPSYLGSSDHGDEDQKLNDATQPESPSPKE; encoded by the exons ATGAGCAATCGGAACAAACGCAAATGCACATCTACTAA ACCAGTTCTTGATTATAGAAAGATATCACAGTATTCCGATCATCAGAATATAGCTAAAGTGGAATTGCAGTCATATATAGAACAggaaaatatactgtatgtgcaaTCTGTGCAATCTGTTCTTGGAGAAATGTCTTCACCAGCAGGCAAAGATGCTGCAGGTATAAGTgacaaagaaagagaaaaatgcCAAAAAGATGCTGAAAAAGCAAAAGAAATGGAGGAAAAACAGAAGGAGCAAAAAATAAAGGAAGCTGAAAAGGCTAAAGTTAAGTTGGAAAAAGAGAAGGAAAAGAAGATTAAGGAGGCTGAAAAggcaaaagaaaaggaagaaaaactAAGGGAAAGAATGATTAAGGAGGCTGAAAAggcaagagaaaaagagaaaaaagaaaaagccaAAAGAGACAAGAAAGAAGACAAGGAGAAACAGATAGAAGCAAAAGAAGCGGCAGATGATTTCTTCAATAAATCATCAAGCACAGATGCTACCAAGATGTTCCGATTCCCTTCCTATCTTGGATCAAGCGATca